In a genomic window of Wyeomyia smithii strain HCP4-BCI-WySm-NY-G18 chromosome 1, ASM2978416v1, whole genome shotgun sequence:
- the LOC129730848 gene encoding uncharacterized protein LOC129730848 produces MAIAFYIPAIDDEIEKQHQQQMLLQQQLAQHQQFSPPPTPTTPTSPSSIPSTPPLSPTMTQVSIHHNRYHLVQAFHEILFRHAQENNPTRTRCLLCNKLYYLLRKVY; encoded by the exons ATGGCTATCGCATTCTACATACCAGCAATCGATGATGAAATCGAAAAGCAACACCAGCAGCAAATGTTGCTTCAGCAGCAATTAGCTCAGCATCAGCAATTCTCGCCGCCACCAACGCCAACAACTCCAACAAGTCCAAGTTCTATCCCGTCAACGCCACCGCTAAGCCCGACGATGACCCAGGTCAGCATCCACCATAACCGCTACCATCTAGTTCAAGCCTTCCACGAGATTCTGTTCCGCCACGCACAAGAAA ATAACCCCACTCGCACCCGCTGTCTTTTGTGCAATAAGTTGTACTATCTGCTGCGAAAAGTTTACTGA